A stretch of Bos indicus x Bos taurus breed Angus x Brahman F1 hybrid chromosome 17, Bos_hybrid_MaternalHap_v2.0, whole genome shotgun sequence DNA encodes these proteins:
- the LOC113907260 gene encoding glutathione S-transferase theta-1-like, whose translation MDATQVEQLLGKLTPALGHLDQELLAARPFLASGQVSLEDLMAFTELMQPSPVGCNLFRDWPQLAAWWARVEAALGPELVQKAHRHVLQSQDPQEAQWDPQMAQKLAQLVKEQLR comes from the exons ATGGACGCCACGCAGGTAGAGCAGCTGCTGGGGAAGCTGACGCCCGCTCTGGGGCACCTTGATCAGGAGCTCCTGGCAGCCAGGCCTTTCCTGGCCTCTGGGCAGGTCTCCCTGGAGGATCTGATGGCATTCACGGAGCTGATGCAG CCCTCTCCCGTCGGCTGCAACCTCTTCCGAGACTGGCCCCAGCTTGCTGCGTGGTGGGCCCGTGTGGAGGCTGCCCTGGGCCCTGAGCTCGTCCAGAAGGCCCACAGGCATGTGCTCCAGTCTCAGGACCCCCAGGAGGCCCAGTGGGATCCTCAGATGGCCCAGAAGCTGGCGCAGCTGGTGAAGGAGCAGCTCCGCTGA